In the genome of Populus trichocarpa isolate Nisqually-1 chromosome 6, P.trichocarpa_v4.1, whole genome shotgun sequence, one region contains:
- the LOC7455641 gene encoding probable L-type lectin-domain containing receptor kinase S.5 — MRFPLAATSAILAVFLALAQEQSLAFEFPNFTIQDQPQLILSDNSSIALGAIQVTADTRGASIENRAGRTLYGRPFRLWSKKGKKANFNTTFVLNVKSMTASSGEGLAFILTGDPDVPGGSDGQWLGIVNSRLNGTTEAKTVAIEFDTKKSFPEDLDDNHIGLDINSVYSKRSVSLNDRGIYISAGTDIKVVVQYDGKNLIVFVGDDMKNPVLSEPLDLSAYLPEMVYVGFSGSTSNNTQLNCVRSWEFNHSEVKDSKLRWVWILVAVGSVLILLIGIGIAFFLYRKRGYEGNRVENTCPNIEEAILGFSTAPKKFKFKELSKATGKFNPKNKLGKGGFGTVYKGILGKKEVAVKRVSKKSTQGKQEFIAEVTTIGHIHHRNLVKLIGWCHEKREYLLVYEYLPNGSLDKYIFWDEKSGTQEETLSWGRRLSVISGVAQALDYLHNGCMNRVLHRDIKASNVMLDLDFNAKLGDFGLARTIIHNEQTHHSTKELAGTPGYMAPESILTGRATAETDVYAFGVLVLEVACGRKPGGQAERDDYICNIVHGLWELYRRGTILEGADPRLNGIFIKEEMECVLILGLACCHPNPKNRPSMKTVLQVLTGEAPPPEVPAERPAFMWPPMPPSFNEWDNSLVGGQLSPFSGLSGR, encoded by the coding sequence ATGCGCTTTCCCCTGGCAGCCACTTCTGCAATCCTGGCTGTCTTCTTGGCTCTTGCTCAAGAACAGAGCCTTGCTTTTGAGTTTCCAAACTTCACGATTCAAGATCAGCCTCAACTTATTTTGAGTGACAATTCTTCTATAGCCCTCGGCGCCATCCAAGTCACAGCAGATACTCGTGGAGCTAGCATAGAAAACAGGGCTGGAAGGACCCTGTACGGAAGGCCATTCAGGCTGTGGAGCAAGAAGGGGAAGAAAGCAAATTTCAATACGACCTTCGTACTCAATGTCAAAAGCATGACAGCTTCAAGTGGTGAAGGCTTGGCCTTTATATTAACAGGAGATCCTGACGTTCCAGGTGGAAGCGATGGACAATGGCTTGGGATTGTAAATTCCAGGTTAAATGGAACCACTGAAGCGAAGACAGTGGCGATAGAATTTGACACTAAAAAAAGCTTCCCAGAAGATCTTGACGATAACCATATTGGATTGGATATAAACAGTGTCTACTCGAAAAGATCGGTTTCGTTAAATGATAGAGGTATTTATATTTCTGCGGGCACGGATATCAAGGTAGTTGTTCAATATGACGGCaagaatttgattgtttttgtcGGTGACGACATGAAGAATCCAGTTCTCTCTGAGCCTCTCGATCTCTCAGCCTATCTTCCAGAAATGGTGTATGTGGGATTTTCGGGTTCAACTAGTAATAACACTCAATTAAATTGTGTTAGGTCGTGGGAGTTTAACCATTCTGAGGTAAAAGATTCCAAGTTGCGGTGGGTTTGGATTTTGGTTGCTGTAGGATCAGTGCTAATCCTGTTGATTGGTATTGGTATCGCCTTTTTCTTGTACAGGAAAAGGGGATATGAAGGAAATAGGGTGGAGAATACttgtccaaatattgaagagGCAATCCTAGGCTTCTCAACTGCTCCGAAGAAGTTCAAATTCAAAGAACTTAGCAAAGCAACAGGCAAATTCAACCCTAAAAACAAGCTCGGGAAAGGTGGCTTCGGGACAGTCTACAAGGGAATCTTGGGAAAAAAGGAAGTTGCTGTCAAAAGAGTCTCAAAGAAATCAACCCAAGGAAAGCAAGAGTTCATTGCAGAAGTCACTACAATAGGCCACATCCATCACCGAAATCTTGTTAAGCTGATCGGGTGGTGCCACGAAAAGCGCGAGTACCTCTTGGTTTACGAGTACTTGCCTAATGGTAGCCtggataaatatatattttgggatGAAAAGTCAGGCACGCAGGAAGAAACACTGAGCTGGGGAAGAAGGCTGAGTGTGATTTCAGGAGTGGCGCAGGCATTGGATTATCTGCATAATGGATGTATGAACAGGGTACTTCACCGAGACATAAAGGCCAGTAACGTAATGTTGGATTTAGATTTCAATGCAAAACTCGGAGATTTCGGCTTGGCTCGCACCATTATTCATAATGAACAAACTCACCACTCAACAAAAGAGCTTGCAGGAACACCTGGCTACATGGCTCCGGAGAGTATTCTTACAGGAAGGGCAACGGCCGAAACAGATGTTTATGCTTTTGGTGTTCTTGTTCTGGAAGTTGCTTGTGGAAGGAAGCCTGGAGGGCAGGCTGAGCGGGATGACTACATTTGTAACATTGTGCATGGGCTATGGGAACTTTACAGGAGGGGAACAATCCTCGAAGGTGCAGACCCCAGATTGAATGGAATATTCATAAAGGAAGAGATGGAGTGTGTGCTTATTCTGGGGTTGGCCTGCTGCCatccaaacccaaaaaataggCCCTCCATGAAAACTGTTTTGCAGGTTCTTACAGGGGAAGCGCCACCACCAGAAGTGCCAGCTGAAAGACCTGCTTTTATGTGGCCACCCATGCCTCCATCCTTCAATGAATGGGACAACTCTCTTGTTGGCGGCCAACTCTCTCCGTTTTCAGGACTCTCAGGGAGATGA
- the LOC18100591 gene encoding 40S ribosomal protein S27-2, with the protein MVLQNDIDLLNPPAELEKRKHKLKRLVQSPNSFFMDVKCQGCFNITTVFSHSQTVVVCGNCQTVLCQPTGGRAKLTEGCSFRKKSE; encoded by the exons aTG GTTCTTCAAAACGATATCGATTTGCTCAACCCACCAGCAGAGCTTGAGAAAAGGAAGCATAAGCTCAAGCGTCTTGTTCAGTCcccaaactctttttttatg GATGTGAAGTGCCAGGGCTGCTTCAACAT AACCACTGTTTTTAGTCACTCGCAAACTGTTGTGGTTTGTGGGAACTGCCAGACAGTGTTGTGTCAGCCAACAGGGGGTCGTGCCAAGCTTACAGAGGGTTGCTCCTTCAGGAAGAAGAGCGAGTGA